The following proteins are encoded in a genomic region of Deltaproteobacteria bacterium:
- a CDS encoding sxtJ, whose translation MQGVSGAELRRFGLTVGGAFLVLALASWWRGHVLPPRVLGAVGMLLAVPGLVAPAVLAPVQRIWMRAATLLGAVNGRLILTALFYLVITPVGFVLRHFVRDPLDRSLADGTASNWVRRERQPVERSRYEQQF comes from the coding sequence ATGCAGGGAGTCTCGGGCGCCGAGCTCCGCCGCTTCGGTCTCACGGTGGGCGGGGCGTTCCTCGTGCTCGCGCTCGCGAGCTGGTGGCGCGGGCACGTGCTGCCGCCGCGCGTGCTGGGCGCCGTCGGCATGCTGCTCGCCGTGCCGGGGCTCGTTGCGCCGGCGGTGCTCGCGCCGGTGCAACGCATCTGGATGCGCGCGGCCACCCTCCTCGGCGCGGTGAACGGCCGCCTCATCCTGACCGCGCTCTTCTACCTGGTGATCACGCCGGTCGGCTTCGTGCTGCGGCACTTCGTGCGCGATCCGCTCGACCGCTCGCTCGCGGACGGGACGGCGAGCAACTGGGTCAGGCGCGAGCGGCAACCGGTCGAGCGCAGCCGCTACGAGCAGCAGTTCTGA